One part of the Nitrospirota bacterium genome encodes these proteins:
- a CDS encoding phosphotransferase: MKALKRDSLERYFGSILKGCKLIEFKPLGRGVHGRGFLISLKTKEGIKNYVLKGILPEGLGHDYPSDRAGMLLLALNNYGRLLKHVKALDVLSLGKKGILKSIGGGKEYFLLMEQAEGTSYFKDLKEFSKKKCLDEEDKKKILLMAEYLRKIHSVKKRSRTLYLRKLRDIIGHGECLMGVFDTYPDGVLSCKRMAEIEKKCIDWRARLKDRWRRLSQIHGDFHPGNIWWANHKDFVLLDRSRGEWGEPADDITALAINYIFFSIKHFNAIKGAYLEGFRLFFEKYISLTGDSEILDVLALFFAFRGAVVANPVFYPELTQKQRRLLFRFVINVLDSKRFIPDKVQCYLKL, from the coding sequence ATGAAGGCATTAAAAAGGGATTCCCTCGAAAGATACTTCGGAAGCATTCTAAAAGGATGTAAGCTAATTGAGTTTAAGCCATTAGGAAGGGGTGTTCACGGAAGGGGTTTTCTCATCTCCCTTAAGACAAAAGAGGGCATAAAAAACTATGTTCTTAAGGGCATTCTGCCAGAAGGGCTTGGTCATGACTATCCTTCTGATAGGGCAGGAATGCTTCTTTTAGCACTTAACAATTACGGAAGGCTTTTAAAGCATGTAAAAGCCCTTGATGTTCTCTCACTCGGTAAGAAAGGCATTCTTAAATCCATAGGTGGCGGAAAGGAATACTTTCTTCTTATGGAGCAGGCAGAAGGAACATCGTATTTCAAAGACCTCAAGGAATTCTCGAAAAAGAAATGCCTCGATGAAGAGGATAAAAAAAAGATTCTCTTAATGGCAGAATATCTTAGAAAGATACATTCTGTGAAGAAACGCTCAAGGACCCTTTATCTTAGAAAACTCAGAGATATTATAGGTCATGGAGAATGCCTTATGGGTGTGTTTGACACATACCCAGATGGAGTCTTAAGTTGCAAGAGGATGGCTGAGATTGAGAAAAAGTGTATTGACTGGCGGGCAAGACTTAAAGATAGATGGAGAAGGCTTTCGCAGATACACGGAGATTTCCATCCCGGCAATATCTGGTGGGCTAATCATAAGGATTTCGTTTTACTTGACAGAAGTAGAGGTGAATGGGGCGAGCCTGCCGATGACATAACTGCACTTGCCATAAACTATATATTCTTCTCGATAAAGCACTTTAATGCCATAAAAGGAGCATATCTGGAGGGATTTAGATTGTTTTTTGAAAAATACATAAGCCTTACAGGCGACAGTGAGATTCTCGATGTTCTTGCCCTGTTTTTTGCTTTTAGGGGTGCTGTTGTCGCAAACCCTGTTTTTTATCCTGAGCTTACACAAAAGCAAAGAAGGCTCCTCTTCAGGTTTGTAATAAATGTGCTTGACTCTAAGAGATTCATTCCGGATAAGGTTCAGTGTTATCTCAAATTATAG